The Gallus gallus isolate bGalGal1 chromosome 5, bGalGal1.mat.broiler.GRCg7b, whole genome shotgun sequence region AAttgttcagaaagcaaaaagatcTGTTAGTTGCCCTCAGTCATATGAGGGAGGGATATGAGTTCTTTAATATACAGTCAAGGAGACAACTCCTTATGCACTTACGCACCGTAGTTCTGCCTCAGATAGAAAAACAGCTCCAAAGTAAATACGAAAGTGACGTGCAGATGGGCTGCACCTCCTTGAAACTCATTCTCCAGAGATTCCTGCCATTGATCACCGATGTTCTTGCTGCACCACCTTCTGTCGGAGCGGACAGCAACAGAAAGGAGAGGCTCCATAAATGCAGGCTGCACTATAAGCAGCTGAAAAACATCAGCAACATGGTCAGGAACAAGTCCAGGCTCAGCAGCTACCATGGTAGTGCCTTCTGAGAGCTGCATCTCCTCATGGCTGTGCTGGAGTGACAGCTGCCACCTCCACATACACAAACAAAGGTTTATAAACATTTGGATCGCCAAGGTGAGCTGTTTCGGAGCTGTTCCAGCCAGAACCGCAGCGACTGATGGTGAGGTACAGGGGGGTTTGGGTCAGTTCCTTCATCCAGGGAACCCCGAGATCACAGAGCAGCCCGGCAGCTCCTGCTAGAGTGGCTGACGTGGCATGGGCATTGCCAGGGCAACGGTGGGAGATGTAAATGGGCACAAACCTGAAAGAAACCCTTGATCAGTAGCGGACATAACTAACTTTAGGTTTAACTGCTTCTGACTGTTATCATTTAATCAAGATGAGTAATTAGTAACCTGCCCAGCTAAACAAAGGGACATGTGGCTGTGATGTGAGTGGGTCTATTAGTTCTCTTAGATTATTTTCTTACAGCgctggaggagatggagggTAACAGTGGGCATCCAATTAGCCGTGTTGTCATGTAATTGTGCTGAAGAGTATGGCAAAGTCTGACTCAATATTTAGTAAGGTTGAAACCGTAGTTCTGGGTTCTTTAATGGATCTGTCTTCACTGAGGTTGTATCAGGCTGGTGAGGATTTATGATGGAAGAACAGCAGTACCGACCGAAAGATTTAAAGAGCTAACCATGGATAGGACTCAGCAAAGAGGATGCAGTAATCCAAAGTATTTGCAAGATGTAGAACTGGAGAGGGAAGAATTATTTAAGGCAGAATTACAAGCTTATATggaaagtattattttatttaacagtGATTATTCTTTTCTGCTTATCTGTGATAAGTGACTGAAGCTTATCCGCTGTAGAATCTGAAGTCACTCCTGCTTTAGTGCAGGAGCTTtggggaaatattttttcaggaGTCTGCTTCAAAGGTATGGCTTCATATGATGCTCAGCTGCCCCTAGGCTGTGCAGCTGAAGGGCTGCCCTACTTGTCAGGGTGGTGCCATGCTGTCCATTTATTAAGGGCAGTTGTTGcagaaatagaatcatagaatcatagaatcacaaggttggaaaggacctacaggatcatctagtccaactgtcctcccatcaccatgactaccacaagctactaaaccatatctcatagctcctcatccagacgcctcttgaacattgccagggacagtgactccatcacctccctgggcaggccattccagtgcctgaccactatctgagagaaaaagtttttccttatgccAAATCTAAACCTCTTCTGGCAcaatttgtggccatttcctcaggtcctgtttgttgcctgggagaagaggccaaacccctcctcatcacaacctcccttcaggaagttatagagtgcaatgaggtctcccctgagcctcctcttctccagactgaacaatcccagctccctcagccgctcttcataaggcctgtgctccagactcctaaccagtttcgttgcccttctctggacacgctccagggcctcatatctttcttgtagtgaggggcccaaaactgaacatagtactcgaggtgtggcctcaccagtgctgagtactggaggatgattacctccctgctcctgctggccacgctatttctaatgcaggccaggatgccctTAGCCCTCTTGGCCCCCTGAGCACACTGTCGGCTCATGTttcaaccaacacccccaagtCCCtctcctcttcacagtcatccagccactctgccccaagcctatagcactgcatggggttactgtggccaaagtgcaggacccagcactttgccttactgaacctcagcccagcaatccagcttatctagatccctctgaagggcctccctatCCTCAGGCAATGAGATGTCATGCTTTATCCTAGAagcatccttttatttttttttcctctcacaaacaaaatacagcatttttcaaGGTGTTTTTCATGCAATTGCCTTAACCAGTAGGATCAGATTGTGTAGCCGCCAGCACTGCTCAAGACACCAAACCAGGGAACAGCAACAGGTCTGCTTCATTTGGTCTGATTTCTACTTGACAGGCATTATATCACTCCAGCTATTACACAACCATCAGCTCCAATTGCTTTTCATATTATTACTAAAAGCTGACATTGATCAGTATATATAAAGATCTAGACTGAAATGCCACGAAACTTCTTGCACAGGTCACAGAAAGTTACTAGAATCCGAAAGACAAGGGTAGAGGATGGGGAGATGTCTTGCCAGGCCCAGCCTGGTTCCAGTAAATTTGAGTTCACTGCAGCCAGAGTGGCATAGAGCATTCTTGTGTTTTATCTATGTACCTTTAATCTACAACATTTTGAAACTAAAGTTGGCTTTTTACAtgaagtgagggaaaaaaactcaatattaaaaaaaatatatgtttcagAAAGCTTGTGTTTGCTGATGATGTGGGAGGCTTCCTTACAACTTTAGTACTGTCACGCTTACTTCTTGCAAATACCAATCGCCCACCGTTTTGCACACCTCTGTGCTCACACAAATGCGCGCAACCCCATCCTTACATTCCCCAcctgcacatgcacacacatgtacCACCCTGTCCTTGCACACACTCCAACATGCACTCACACACTTTTGCAACCCCACTCCTTTGCACACTCCTGTGCACACACACTTTTGCAACTGGTTTTCTCATCCTGCAGCTGGGAATGTTACAACCTGAGGGGTGCGTAGCTGTGAGAGGAACGTCTCAGGGGAAGCGCAGCCATTCCTCCCCTCTGACGTGGGAAGAAGACATGGGacagaacaaaaaaggaaattgtgcCCACATTTTCCTCGTGGCTCTTATTTCCTGTGTTATGGTGGGAAATCAGCTGAGCCACTGTGCCTCTTCATGATAGTTAGCTCTGTAGCTCTGCCATCATCTTTATTCTCAGCTGTTCCTGCATGTAATGCTCCAAacaatgaccctgcagagcccaaaggcCTCCTTGGCTACTGTCTGTCACatggaggttgcagggtgctgaGCTTCCTGCCTCTATGTGCTTCCAGGTGTCCTTTGCAAGGTCCAGCTGGTTGGAACTGCAGTCAactaacagaaaaaagaaagaggtatAAAAGTACTCTTTCTTATTTCCCAGGCTTTAATCTTCATCAAAACATGCTGTGCTATGAAGCACAACTACAAACAATTCACCTGTGCGACAACTCCTTGGAGCCTTGTTCCACCCCTCCTTCACCATATTTAAAGGCCAGCTGCCACGAAGGAGAAGTCTCAATCTGGAAATATGTCTGTTTCGAGTGTTTTCTAAAACAGGTATCTCAGAAATGGGTAAGCAATTCGGTCTTTAGTTACCACATggtataatttatttttattggtaAATTTAAAACTGCTTTAGAGAAACGATTTATCCTATTGACAAGGACCACATATGTAAATTTCTTGCTCCTGTGACTGTATTtagtgtggggtttttttcagtaattactagaatgcagggctgtgtggctgCCCCTCTGCCTTACAAAGGATAGCACAAGAGAAGAGCAGCTCATCGCAAAGATTCTTCCTTGTAGCTGTCctgagcttttcttctctctgcctgctgcctcttGGAACGTCCCCCAGGACCGTGGGGGTCCTGAGCACGACTCGTCCTTACTTGGAAGGCAGGCAGTTCAGAGCTATCACTTGTTCCCTCCAAAACCTTCCCTGGAGAACCAGGAAAGCGGATTGCCAGAAAACAAGAGGACTGTACACGCTTTTTTTTGGGTTtggttattttgtattttttttttaataatatttttggtGTTGGTGTTGTTGTTGTCgtgttgttgtgttttgttgtcttAGTCCAGTCCAATGTAACGAATTCTCAGTCATACAGCTGATGAATGTTCAAGGTCTTGCTGCTGATGGACCACGCTCCACTTGAATGTGAAGTGGAGCAGGAGGTAGTCTTCATCCACAAAGGTGGAATTTTGATGGGATGTTGCTGTCTGATGGAGAGGAATCTCTGCGTCCCCCAGGATCAGCCAACAGACGGACACAGATTTCTGGGTGGTGACCATCACCTTCTGCCACCGCTCCTGCTGCCCGGTCTCTCTTCATCATCGGGATCCAGCAGGAGATCACGAAGCTCTGGAGGCACGGTTGTGTCCTGGTCATCGTCTGAAACTTCTTCCACCAGACTGGAAGGCACCAGTCCTCTTGTGCCGTCCGTCAGCTCTCCCAGCAACCAGCCATCCTCATCCACGTCTCCAGAGATGTAAACGTATTGTCCCGCAGTCAGCGGAAGCTCGTTTTCTGGGTCCTCATTAGGGCCCTCAAAAGGATTGTAGCTGTGACGAGCTAAGAATCTTCGAATTAGTGGTGGTGATGATGGCGGTCTGCGAGAATGCAGGCTGCAGACTGCCATCAGCCGCACTTCCGACTCCTCCAACCTCTCCTGTGggttggagcattcctgctCTGGGTTTCCGTGCGGCTCCAGCTTTCTCCAATTCTCCTTTTCCAAATGCCGTCCCTGTAGCTGGTTGACTTGCTCTGCCTTTTCTGAGGCCTCGCTGGATGTGGAAGAGGCCTCCTTGAGCTGCCGgactccttcctgcagctgcttgctgAGGAGGCTGAGCGTACGCCTCTTGTCCTCGCACCGCTCCACCTCCTGCCTCATCTGCTGAGAGCTTCTGCTCCTCAGCAGGCAGATCTCCTCTTGAAGGAGGCTGCACTGTCTCTGCAGGTccttcagctccctcagcagaaGAGcgtcctgctcctgcagctccgtGCGCTCAGGTGGGCAGGCCTCTTGttgctctgcagcctgaacGCCCACCTCTGCTACAGCCCGATGGCAGGCCCTGGCCCCGTTGCAGGAGACGGGCGGCTGGCCCTCACCGTGCTGCAGGATGTACTGCAGGAAGCCTCTCCTTTGCTCCTGCAGTTCCCGCTGGAGGCGCAGCACGTGGGCGGCCTGCTCTCCACGGGgcttccagcagagctgccgCTGGACTTCCTGCTGCACTCTGCGCTCCCCGCTGCTGCTGTCgcccctcagcagctcctccaccagctgccGCTGCAGATGCCATGCCTGGCGCACGGTGTCATTGCGCTGCTTCTGCAGCCGCTCCTGCATCTGGCGGAGCTGGGCCTCCTTCGCCCGCAGCAGTTGGCGGATCTCTGTCTCCCGCTGCCTCTGGCTCTGCTCGCGCAGGCGCTGCAGCTTTGACGCCCGCTCCCGCTCCCACTTGGAGCGCAGGCGGTCGGCCAGGAGCTGCCCCGGGCCCCGGTTGGTAGAGGGCCGTCTGCCTGGGAGCCCCAGGTCTTCCTTGGCCGTCTCTGGCACCTAGaaccagaaaatcatagaataacagaacGGTTGGGGTAGGAAGGGGCCTTCAAGACTCTCCTGTCCCAAGcccgtgccatgggcagggacagctTCCACgaggtcaggttgcccagaggcgcctccagcctggcctggagcactgccagggatggggcaaccacagcctctgtgggcagcctgtgccagcgcctcagcACCCTCACGGTGCCGATTCTTTCTCCCTCATCTCTcacccaaatctcccctcttctgctttcaaggCACTGTCCTCTGTTGTATCACTACCCTCCCTTACCAGGCACTGGAAGGCCGCTCTgtgctctccccacagcctcccctCCCCCGGGCTGAACAATCCCCACTCTCTCAGTGTGCCACCTCACCTGGACGTGAGCGTCCTTTGCAGCATGGCTGTCCACGAGCTTGGGCTcgccctcccagctccccacgATGTATTGGTTGAACAGCCtcctctccagctccagctgatgctggagGTGGCGGATGCAGGCGGGCTGCTCACCATCCGTCTCCCAGCGCAGCTTGCTGAGGACGTCCTGCAGCTTGGCGCGGGCCTCCCAGATGCTCCTGTGGGGGCTCCTCAGCTCCtgggccagcagctgctgcagctcccgaGCCTGGCGCAGGGCGGCATCGCACTcccgctgcagcagctccttggtGGCGTGCAGCTCGGCCTCCTTCCAGCGCAGCAGCTGCCGCGTCTCCGTCGCCCGCTGCCACTGCTCCCGCTCCTTCAGCCGCTGCTcctcctgggcctgctgcttctcccaggcACAGCGCAGTTGGttggccaggagctgctgctcccgcTTTGCTGCCTCCCGCAGCATGGCCACGCGGATCTGAAGAGACCCTCGGCCTCCAAAAGCTGTGGCCAAAGGCCACCGAAAGTCGCTCTCCTTCCTGGggtctgcagggacagctgcCCCTGACCCCGTAGCGCCCACTGCCTCTCGTCCCTGTCGCGAGGGTGTGCCGACAGTGAATGCCGTGGCAGGGTGCGCCAGCGGCCTTTTATACTGTGTGCTGGCCCAGGTCATAATGGCGGGTGGGGCAGTGGCCTTCACTGCTATTGGACGGTGCGGCCTTCTGGCCCAGCTCATAGTGGAGGGTGGGGCTGCGGCCTtctgcgctatggggcagagcgaCCCTGTGCCCCCAGCACGTAATGGAGGGTGGCGCGCAGTGGCTTGAAGCTGTGTTGGGTGGTAGAGACGTCACGGTGTTGGGCGGAACCGCCTCCCACAGCGCTGGGCTGCATGGACGACCTTTGGTGGTGC contains the following coding sequences:
- the LOC107056428 gene encoding peripheral-type benzodiazepine receptor-associated protein 1-like isoform X1, with amino-acid sequence MSWARRPHRPIAVKATAPPAIMTWASTQYKRPLAHPATAFTVGTPSRQGREAVGATGSGAAVPADPRKESDFRWPLATAFGGRGSLQIRVAMLREAAKREQQLLANQLRCAWEKQQAQEEQRLKEREQWQRATETRQLLRWKEAELHATKELLQRECDAALRQARELQQLLAQELRSPHRSIWEARAKLQDVLSKLRWETDGEQPACIRHLQHQLELERRLFNQYIVGSWEGEPKLVDSHAAKDAHVQVPETAKEDLGLPGRRPSTNRGPGQLLADRLRSKWERERASKLQRLREQSQRQRETEIRQLLRAKEAQLRQMQERLQKQRNDTVRQAWHLQRQLVEELLRGDSSSGERRVQQEVQRQLCWKPRGEQAAHVLRLQRELQEQRRGFLQYILQHGEGQPPVSCNGARACHRAVAEVGVQAAEQQEACPPERTELQEQDALLLRELKDLQRQCSLLQEEICLLRSRSSQQMRQEVERCEDKRRTLSLLSKQLQEGVRQLKEASSTSSEASEKAEQVNQLQGRHLEKENWRKLEPHGNPEQECSNPQERLEESEVRLMAVCSLHSRRPPSSPPLIRRFLARHSYNPFEGPNEDPENELPLTAGQYVYISGDVDEDGWLLGELTDGTRGLVPSSLVEEVSDDDQDTTVPPELRDLLLDPDDEERPGSRSGGRR